Below is a genomic region from Henckelia pumila isolate YLH828 chromosome 3, ASM3356847v2, whole genome shotgun sequence.
TCGTGAAATTAAAAAAACGATCCCTCAACTTGACTTGCATTCCAGAGTATGTAAAGGATCCGAGCTTTTACAAATGTTGAGGGTTCAAATTTACATTTAATTATCGAGTTTGTGGTTGAGTATGATAAACAGACTATAGAATTTTCACCGCTTGTTGAGTTCCTAAAGAATTACAAACCTCAGTTCCTGCTATACCCATGGCCAGTCCAATATCTGCCTCATGAAGTGCAGGAGCATCATTAGTTCCATCACCAGTCACAGCAACAACCTCTTTAAATTCTTTCCTCAAAAGGGTCACGAGTTTGTGTTTATCCAAAGGTAAAGACCGTGCCATAACCTGCAAAATTGATTTTTTCCAAAGGATTACCAATAATCCTGCATTGTCACACTGAATTAGTACTAGAGACTAATGTCAAACCTGTAGTTTTGGTATTATCTCCTGCATTTCCTGCATACTTTTCTCCCGAAAATCTGGGCCTTCTATTGCTATGCCATCATCTGTCAATATACCACATTCTCTAGCTATGGCCTTGGCTGTATAGATGTTATCTCCAGTCACCATTCGCACGATAATCCCAGCATTCAAACAGGTTTTTACCGCTTCTTTTACACCAGGACGCACTGGATCCTTAATCCCAAGTACTGCTAAAAGTGTGTAGTTATCATCGGGGATTGATTCGTCGGATGATTTTTCCATATCCTTAAAAGCTATGCAAAGTGTTCTAAGAGCTTCACTGGCAAAACAATTAATAACATTTGTGATGTCCTCTTTCTGTTCATGAGATAAAGGCACTGATTCCCCCTTCATTCCTACAATCCTGTCACACATTTCAAGAACGATTTCCGATGCGCCTTTAAGAAACACCTGATTCCCACCACCAGAATTCCCCACCAGAACTGACATTTTCTTCTTGACAGAGTTAAAGGGttctattttcaagattttaaaTTCTTGTTTTCGCGCATCAAAGTTCTTTTCAAACAGCAAGCCAAACTCGAGCAATGCCGTCTCTGTTGGTGAACCTAGTATCTCTTTTTTCCCATCTTTACCATACACAACCTCAGCTCCTGTATTTAGAAATAAAGCATTTACAAATGTTTTCATGATATCCTCAGATGCAAGAGACTTGAGAGCATTTCCATCTACTCCTTTAACTTCTCCACAGATCCAAATTCTCGAAACCACCATATGATTTGTAGTCAATGTTCCTGTTTTATCAGTACAAATACAAGTAGCAGAACCCATCGTCTCACAAGCTGATAGATGCCTAACCAATGCCTTATCATTCATAAGTTTCTTCATTGCAAAAGCAAGACTCAAAGTCACTGCTAAAGGAAGCCCTTCTGGTACGGCAACCACAAGAATGGTAACAGCAATAGCAAAGAAATTCAGAATGTTCACCACATCGGCTATCGACCATTTCATGAAGTGACCATGCATCACCTTTTCAACTAAAAACCGAGCTGTCAGAACAAGAAAAGTTAAAACCGAAAAGGCTAAACCGATCTTCCCAATAACGGTTGCAACCCCATTCAACTTCACTTGCAATGGCGTCTCATCTTCTCCACCTTCACTCAAAGTCACCATCAACCTCCCCCATTCAGTTCTCATACCGACAGATGTAACGAGCATTTTGCCCGATCCGTCCTGCACTTTTGTCCCAGATAACAAAAAAGGCCGATTCATGTCAATATTGACCGGCTCACTCTCACCCGATAAGCTCGATTCATCGACAGATAAGCTGTATCCTGATATGAAAATCCCATCAGCGGGAACCTGATTTCCTATGGACAGATTAACAATATCTCCAGCAACTAAATCATAAATGGAAACCTTCTTCCGACTCCCATTTCTAGTTACATGAACAATTATATTCCTTTTTTCCTTATCCAAATCCCTAAACTGCAAAGACTGTTTGTAATCACTAACGGCAGTAACAATGACAACCAAGAAAATACACGTGCTGATTCCAATCCCATCATACAAACCCTTGGGAAATCCTTCGGTTGCGATACCAACGCCAACCGATATGACAGCACAAACCATCAAAATGATCAGAGTCAAATCCTGCAATGCATCCCACACAAACATCCAAAACGATCTCGCAGGTTTTTCAAGAAACTTATTCACGCCATATATATTCTGCCTGTTCGAAATTTCACTCACCGATATCCCATTTTCAAGTGAGACTGAGAGTTTTCTCGATAACCCCTCGAGTCCTCCATGGGATTCCAATATGTTGATATCGTGTTTACGGGCGATCGAAGCAAGATCATCAGGATCAATTTCGAAACCAGCCTGCCTCACTTCCTCCGGGATATTGCGCCGTTCCGGTCGGTTCACAGCTGCGCTACAAAAGAAGTGGAAACTATAAAGGAAACAGAGGTAAAACCCATCAGAATTTAGCAAGCAAAAAATGCTTAAATCTTACCATCAATGAAATGCAGGGCGGCTTT
It encodes:
- the LOC140886828 gene encoding calcium-transporting ATPase 4, plasma membrane-type-like isoform X2; amino-acid sequence: MKKMKTEKIRIALYVQKAALHFIDAVNRPERRNIPEEVRQAGFEIDPDDLASIARKHDINILESHGGLEGLSRKLSVSLENGISVSEISNRQNIYGVNKFLEKPARSFWMFVWDALQDLTLIILMVCAVISVGVGIATEGFPKGLYDGIGISTCIFLVVIVTAVSDYKQSLQFRDLDKEKRNIIVHVTRNGSRKKVSIYDLVAGDIVNLSIGNQVPADGIFISGYSLSVDESSLSGESEPVNIDMNRPFLLSGTKVQDGSGKMLVTSVGMRTEWGRLMVTLSEGGEDETPLQVKLNGVATVIGKIGLAFSVLTFLVLTARFLVEKVMHGHFMKWSIADVVNILNFFAIAVTILVVAVPEGLPLAVTLSLAFAMKKLMNDKALVRHLSACETMGSATCICTDKTGTLTTNHMVVSRIWICGEVKGVDGNALKSLASEDIMKTFVNALFLNTGAEVVYGKDGKKEILGSPTETALLEFGLLFEKNFDARKQEFKILKIEPFNSVKKKMSVLVGNSGGGNQVFLKGASEIVLEMCDRIVGMKGESVPLSHEQKEDITNVINCFASEALRTLCIAFKDMEKSSDESIPDDNYTLLAVLGIKDPVRPGVKEAVKTCLNAGIIVRMVTGDNIYTAKAIARECGILTDDGIAIEGPDFREKSMQEMQEIIPKLQVMARSLPLDKHKLVTLLRKEFKEVVAVTGDGTNDAPALHEADIGLAMGIAGTEVAKESADVVIMDDNFTTILNVAKWGRAVYINIQKFIQFQLTVNVVALMTNFTSACITGSAPLTAVQLLWVNMIMDTLGALALATEPPHDGLMTRSPVGRNVNLITKVMWRNIIGQSFYQLVVLGVLLFNGKRIFKLNDQDSDATLNTLIFNTFVFCQIFNEINSRDMEKINVLRGMLSSGMFMLILASTVTFQVIIVEFLGTFADTIPLGRELWIVSIGLGAGSLLVAIVLKCIPVSMPKSTGIAVHHHDGYEPLPSGPDRA
- the LOC140886828 gene encoding calcium-transporting ATPase 4, plasma membrane-type-like isoform X4; the encoded protein is MMEEYLKNNFEVDAKRPSEEALKRWRSAVWLVKNPRRRFRMVADLAKRAEAKRKRKKIQEKIRIALYVQKAALHFIDAVNRPERRNIPEEVRQAGFEIDPDDLASIARKHDINILESHGGLEGLSRKLSVSLENGISVSEISNRQNIYGVNKFLEKPARSFWMFVWDALQDLTLIILMVCAVISVGVGIATEGFPKGLYDGIGISTCIFLVVIVTAVSDYKQSLQFRDLDKEKRNIIVHVTRNGSRKKVSIYDLVAGDIVNLSIGNQVPADGIFISGYSLSVDESSLSGESEPVNIDMNRPFLLSGTKVQDGSGKMLVTSVGMRTEWGRLMVTLSEGGEDETPLQVKLNGVATVIGKIGLAFSVLTFLVLTARFLVEKVMHGHFMKWSIADVVNILNFFAIAVTILVVAVPEGLPLAVTLSLAFAMKKLMNDKALVRHLSACETMGSATCICTDKTGTLTTNHMVVSRIWICGEVKGVDGNALKSLASEDIMKTFVNALFLNTGAEVVYGKDGKKEILGSPTETALLEFGLLFEKNFDARKQEFKILKIEPFNSVKKKMSVLVGNSGGGNQVFLKGASEIVLEMCDRIVGMKGESVPLSHEQKEDITNVINCFASEALRTLCIAFKDMEKSSDESIPDDNYTLLAVLGIKDPVRPGVKEAVKTCLNAGIIVRMVTGDNIYTAKAIARECGILTDDGIAIEGPDFREKSMQEMQEIIPKLQVMARSLPLDKHKLVTLLRKEFKEVVAVTGDGTNDAPALHEADIGLAMGIAGTEVAKESADVVIMDDNFTTILNVAKWGRAVYINIQKFIQFQLTVNVVALMTNFTSACITETLHYCRFCTTYCCAVALGKHDNGYTWCISTCHRTPT
- the LOC140886828 gene encoding calcium-transporting ATPase 4, plasma membrane-type-like isoform X1; its protein translation is MMEEYLKNNFEVDAKRPSEEALKRWRSAVWLVKNPRRRFRMVADLAKRAEAKRKRKKIQEKIRIALYVQKAALHFIDAVNRPERRNIPEEVRQAGFEIDPDDLASIARKHDINILESHGGLEGLSRKLSVSLENGISVSEISNRQNIYGVNKFLEKPARSFWMFVWDALQDLTLIILMVCAVISVGVGIATEGFPKGLYDGIGISTCIFLVVIVTAVSDYKQSLQFRDLDKEKRNIIVHVTRNGSRKKVSIYDLVAGDIVNLSIGNQVPADGIFISGYSLSVDESSLSGESEPVNIDMNRPFLLSGTKVQDGSGKMLVTSVGMRTEWGRLMVTLSEGGEDETPLQVKLNGVATVIGKIGLAFSVLTFLVLTARFLVEKVMHGHFMKWSIADVVNILNFFAIAVTILVVAVPEGLPLAVTLSLAFAMKKLMNDKALVRHLSACETMGSATCICTDKTGTLTTNHMVVSRIWICGEVKGVDGNALKSLASEDIMKTFVNALFLNTGAEVVYGKDGKKEILGSPTETALLEFGLLFEKNFDARKQEFKILKIEPFNSVKKKMSVLVGNSGGGNQVFLKGASEIVLEMCDRIVGMKGESVPLSHEQKEDITNVINCFASEALRTLCIAFKDMEKSSDESIPDDNYTLLAVLGIKDPVRPGVKEAVKTCLNAGIIVRMVTGDNIYTAKAIARECGILTDDGIAIEGPDFREKSMQEMQEIIPKLQVMARSLPLDKHKLVTLLRKEFKEVVAVTGDGTNDAPALHEADIGLAMGIAGTEVAKESADVVIMDDNFTTILNVAKWGRAVYINIQKFIQFQLTVNVVALMTNFTSACITGSAPLTAVQLLWVNMIMDTLGALALATEPPHDGLMTRSPVGRNVNLITKVMWRNIIGQSFYQLVVLGVLLFNGKRIFKLNDQDSDATLNTLIFNTFVFCQIFNEINSRDMEKINVLRGMLSSGMFMLILASTVTFQVIIVEFLGTFADTIPLGRELWIVSIGLGAGSLLVAIVLKCIPVSMPKSTGIAVHHHDGYEPLPSGPDRA
- the LOC140886828 gene encoding calcium-transporting ATPase 4, plasma membrane-type-like isoform X3, with product MMQEKIRIALYVQKAALHFIDAVNRPERRNIPEEVRQAGFEIDPDDLASIARKHDINILESHGGLEGLSRKLSVSLENGISVSEISNRQNIYGVNKFLEKPARSFWMFVWDALQDLTLIILMVCAVISVGVGIATEGFPKGLYDGIGISTCIFLVVIVTAVSDYKQSLQFRDLDKEKRNIIVHVTRNGSRKKVSIYDLVAGDIVNLSIGNQVPADGIFISGYSLSVDESSLSGESEPVNIDMNRPFLLSGTKVQDGSGKMLVTSVGMRTEWGRLMVTLSEGGEDETPLQVKLNGVATVIGKIGLAFSVLTFLVLTARFLVEKVMHGHFMKWSIADVVNILNFFAIAVTILVVAVPEGLPLAVTLSLAFAMKKLMNDKALVRHLSACETMGSATCICTDKTGTLTTNHMVVSRIWICGEVKGVDGNALKSLASEDIMKTFVNALFLNTGAEVVYGKDGKKEILGSPTETALLEFGLLFEKNFDARKQEFKILKIEPFNSVKKKMSVLVGNSGGGNQVFLKGASEIVLEMCDRIVGMKGESVPLSHEQKEDITNVINCFASEALRTLCIAFKDMEKSSDESIPDDNYTLLAVLGIKDPVRPGVKEAVKTCLNAGIIVRMVTGDNIYTAKAIARECGILTDDGIAIEGPDFREKSMQEMQEIIPKLQVMARSLPLDKHKLVTLLRKEFKEVVAVTGDGTNDAPALHEADIGLAMGIAGTEVAKESADVVIMDDNFTTILNVAKWGRAVYINIQKFIQFQLTVNVVALMTNFTSACITGSAPLTAVQLLWVNMIMDTLGALALATEPPHDGLMTRSPVGRNVNLITKVMWRNIIGQSFYQLVVLGVLLFNGKRIFKLNDQDSDATLNTLIFNTFVFCQIFNEINSRDMEKINVLRGMLSSGMFMLILASTVTFQVIIVEFLGTFADTIPLGRELWIVSIGLGAGSLLVAIVLKCIPVSMPKSTGIAVHHHDGYEPLPSGPDRA